CTCAGGCGTATTGCGGAAATACAACCACCACACTAAAGCAAAAACAAGCCCAACTGCTCCGAAAATGAAAAAACTTCCGCGCCAACCCAATGCTAAAATCAAAGCAACCACAATTGGATAAGCCACAGCCCCGCCTATTCGCGAACCGGAAAAGTTGATTCCCTGAATAATACCGCGTTCTTTTACCGGGTACCATTTATAAACCACTTTTGCCAATGTTGGAAAAGCTCCGGCTTCACCGGCACCAAAAAGCAAACGAATTACCACCATTGAAATAAAATTCCAGGCAGCACCGGTAACAGCCGTAAGTATCGACCAAACCGTAATTATGGTTGTCATTGCCAGGCGTGGCCCTTTTTTATCGGCAAAGCGCCCACCCGGATTTTGCATTAAAGCATAACCAAGCGTAAAAGCCGCCATAACCCATGCCCATTGGATATTACTTAGCCCGAATTCGTCGCTAACACTCCCCTTTGCTGCTCCTATACATGCGCGATCGACGTACATCAAAACAGAAATTAAAAAGGTAAAAGTTACAAGGATAAATCGTTGAGGAATGATAGTTCGTTTCATTGGTTTCTAATTAATTTGGTTATTCATTCTTTATTTTTTTACGAATGAGTTCCTGAGTTTTTACGGAGTGTTGGCGCATTAATTTTTCGGCCAGCACTGCATCTTTGCTCGCAATAGCCGCAATAATAGCCAGGTGTTCGGGTAAGGTTTCTTCCGGTTCGCGAATTAAACCTCCGCGATAGGTTTGCGAAGTAATGTTTTTAACCACTTCAAATTTCTGCAGAATCTGGTTTCCGCTAATCTGCAATACTGCATTGTGAAATGCCTGGTCTGCTTCAATGTATTTTTTGAAATCTATTTTTTTCTTCCCCACAAAAGGCTTAAACAATGCATTTAGATCTTCGAGTTCGCGCGCTGAAATAATTTGTGCTGTGCGCCGTGCTGCAATACCCTCAAGAGCTTCCCTGCACTCAAAAGCATCAAGCAATTTTGCATTGTCAATTTCGGTAACATAAAATCCTCTGCGGGGCAAATTTTCCACAAGCATCTCATTTTCAAGCATTTGAAATGCTTTATGCAAGGGCATGCGACTTACCCCAAACATGGCAGCAATTTGTTCCTGCACCAGTTTTTCTCCCGGCTCAAATTCATTCGCCAATATCATGGTTTTTAGCCTTTTGTAAACTTCAAAGCTTAAATCAGTATGCTTAATTTTCATCGTTATGTTGTTTTTTGTATACAAAAGCTAAAAGTACTATTAATTACCAACTTTAATGACAATTCATTGTTTTTCTACGATTTTTCAAAGATATATATTTTTGTATACAATATTCATTATACGGCGAACTTTTTATTTAATTGAAAATACGGAGTCGGAATCTACTAAACCAAAACACTGATAAACAAATTGATATAAAGTCAAAAAAAAACTTAAAAAAAAGGAAACACAAAAGTTGTGCGATACGATTAATGGATACCGCTAATTTTTAAGAAAGTGTTTTAACACAAAAAAACATTTTTTACCCCAGATTTTATCCTTGAAAAACTTTATGAGTTTTAATATAATCCGGATCAATACGAATACCCAAACCGGCACCCAATGGTGCTTTAATTATTCCATTTTCGCACTTAAACGTTCCGTTCTTACTTTCTATTGGAATAATATTTCCATTAGCATCGGGGGTTTGGAACATTTTAAATTCGTGGTATTTGTATATTGAAGGACAAACCGAAACCATATGAAGCATATATAAAAACCCAAAACCTCCGCGTGAAATATGTGGCGTTATTTTTAAACCTGCTGCTTTCACCATATTGGCCACCTGCATGGTTCGAATCATGCCGCCGTAGTAAAATAAATCGGGCTGCAGAATTTGAAACACCTGGTTACCAATCAGGTATCTAAATGCATGCACTCCTATTTCCTCCTCGCCTCCAGCCATTTTTATATCAAGCGCACGTTCTACCTGTTTTTGCTCTTCGTACCAGTCCCAGGGCACCGGTTCTTCCCAGAAATCGTAATTGTATTCCTCCAGTATTTTTCCAAGCCGGATGGCCTCTTCTACTCCATACGAGCCGTTTCCGTCAATGGCCAACACCATTTCGTCGCCCCAGAATTCGCGAGCCATACGAATAAGTTTCTCTGTTCTTCCGGGCGCATTATCCCTGTCTAAGCCAAGATTATCGCCGGTTCCGGCTCTGAGCTTAATAGCTTTTGCCTGAGTTTTCACTACATCTTTATGCATGAGTTCGATTGAAACTTCAGGTTCTTTTTGCCTGAAATCGGCCAAATGATGGCCGAGGTAAATATGAATCTCAGGATTTATCACATCTCCTATTAATTGTCCGGCCGGTTTATCAGCAATATTCCCTAACATATCGAGAATAGCAAACTCAATACCAGCTACATGAACATTTAATGGAATCCCTTGTCGCTTTACATTTTTTTCAACAGCGTTAAAAATCAGCTGGTCGAGATTGCGTGCATCCTGGCCTACAAAATGTCGTGCAAGTACTTTGGGTACCATCGGATAACTTACCTGTGCGATAAACGGATGACCTGCGGAAAGGCCTTCAGCACCATCGGTTGACCTTACCCGATACAAACAATTGTCTTTCAACAACAAAAGCTCAACAGATTCGATAATAACCGGATGCGAAAAAAGTTCGCGTTTTAATACGGGTAGTTTTAATGCTTCATCCAGCAAAGAATAATCGGTGATTTTGCCTGCCCAACTGTTCTGTGTTTTGCAACACGATGGTAATATGGAAGCTGCACCTGCCAGGGCAGCGCCTGCAATAAAATTTCTTCTGTTGGTTTTCATAGTTTCGCTTACTCAACGTTAATTACAATTCTGCCGTAATCAAACAAGGAAGCAATTTCATTTTTATCCTGCACTTCCAGAATAATATGAATCTCTTTTCCCTTGGCATCTTTCGGCACAACGAAATTAAAGGTCTGATTCTCTGCATTTTTTAGTTCCAGCTTCTCGGGATAGGTACCAGCTTCAGCATAACACCACCATAAAAACTCCAGCTCATCGCCATCGGGATCAGAAGAAGCAGAGCCATCCAATAAAATTTGCTCTCCCGGTTTCGCATTCAAAAACACAATCCGATTAGACCTGTCGCCATTTACTGCTGCATTCGGATTATGATTTGCCTTTTCAAAAGGTTGAAAACACCAGTCCATGCGGCACTGAAAGTCGTTAAAAAAGGCCCGTCGGAATCGCCAAATCGGTGTAAACCAATCGTTAAATTCCTTACCGGTTTCAGGATTCACCCATTGGTCTTCAGCTTCGATAAACATATAAAAATCGCCATATTCTTTCTCATCAACATTTACACTGGTATGTTTCGACCAGAAATTCTTCACTTTCTCTTTGGTGAATCTACCGCTCCAGCCTCCCCAATGCGGATGTTCAATA
Above is a genomic segment from uncultured Draconibacterium sp. containing:
- a CDS encoding mandelate racemase/muconate lactonizing enzyme family protein, with protein sequence MKTNRRNFIAGAALAGAASILPSCCKTQNSWAGKITDYSLLDEALKLPVLKRELFSHPVIIESVELLLLKDNCLYRVRSTDGAEGLSAGHPFIAQVSYPMVPKVLARHFVGQDARNLDQLIFNAVEKNVKRQGIPLNVHVAGIEFAILDMLGNIADKPAGQLIGDVINPEIHIYLGHHLADFRQKEPEVSIELMHKDVVKTQAKAIKLRAGTGDNLGLDRDNAPGRTEKLIRMAREFWGDEMVLAIDGNGSYGVEEAIRLGKILEEYNYDFWEEPVPWDWYEEQKQVERALDIKMAGGEEEIGVHAFRYLIGNQVFQILQPDLFYYGGMIRTMQVANMVKAAGLKITPHISRGGFGFLYMLHMVSVCPSIYKYHEFKMFQTPDANGNIIPIESKNGTFKCENGIIKAPLGAGLGIRIDPDYIKTHKVFQG
- a CDS encoding GntR family transcriptional regulator, with translation MKIKHTDLSFEVYKRLKTMILANEFEPGEKLVQEQIAAMFGVSRMPLHKAFQMLENEMLVENLPRRGFYVTEIDNAKLLDAFECREALEGIAARRTAQIISARELEDLNALFKPFVGKKKIDFKKYIEADQAFHNAVLQISGNQILQKFEVVKNITSQTYRGGLIREPEETLPEHLAIIAAIASKDAVLAEKLMRQHSVKTQELIRKKIKNE